The stretch of DNA ACGTGGCGGATGTTGTCTTTCAAGGAGTCAATCGTCTGCGTTTTATCGGATTATTAGACCAAAAACTTCGCATGAATATAAAGCCGAATAGGCTTTTTGTTTGCAAAATATCAAATTCCCCCGCGATTAATTAATCCGCACAAAAGTTCTGAAACCCCGACATGGTTGGGTACAACGATCGGAAAGGAATTGGCAAGTGATGTTCCAGCTcaactgcagattgcagttgagctGGAACATCACTTGCACTGAGTGCAGATCGATTCGCGAAGTACTCGCGTAGTTGTTGTACTTGggtaacacacagtgcagaaatgttaACGATTCCAAGCCCTTTTTCTTTACGTTGTAGTGTCACACTGTGTGTTCAGTGTTGATGACTTTCTGAATACTTTCCTCCTCCACCTCTCAAAGtcttctaggtcagttttgcttcaTTGAACAACAGGGGAACCGAGAATGTGTTGATCGCACGTACCTCGTCGTAACACGTACGTACCTTGTTCGGGGAACTTCAGGACACAGTTTTCTCGACCCTCTCAGCTTTTGATGTCTTGATGTCGGCGAATTCGAGTGAGCTggcggaatccaagatatttataagATTCGTCACGAACCGTGTCTCTCATGAACTCGTTATTGTAGACATCGTAGCCTCCgaattcggtaagttgtccttttaGCAGATGGCAAAGTAGAACTTGTCTAGGCCAAATTCCATGCCGATGCTGCTTATAAGACACTGACGTagatcagcgtagaccttgagaacATCCATGTAGAAgttatgggtcacttcttcgtgatcGCCGTTGCCATACTTTAtccagggtgtcgactcaatATACGAAAAAAATCCCTgacattccctgattttccagtaatttttccgaaaaattccagatgtagactagtaatCAAATTCTCTATAAGTACCTTAGCTATAGCTCCTAAAACATTTAGTTAGcttaaataatgaaatttaagaACATCAGTCGATATATTCCAATAATTAATTGAGTTAAACGACAACTGAGAAGTGtcgtaaaaaattaaaaaatggatttatCGATACAGTTCAAAGTTATCTTGAAGGAGTCCTAAATACTAGTACAAAATGagacattttcatttttattcggaTCAATTTTATGAAACTGTTACAATTTTAACGAAATGCTCTATCTTGCAATTTTTCGTCTCAGTTCTGCGCATTTTCCCAAATTTTCTTCGTTATACCTCCAGAGATTCCGCTTCTGTTTCCCGTAGTCGTTCCATTAACTTTGATTATTATGACGATAAAGAGAATGAGAATGTCGAACTAGTTGAATTAACTAGCTGCACATTTTTATTGATGCTATCTTTCCAAAGTGAAGTATAGCATCATAAACTTGTCGCACAGCACAACCGTTTTTTTCCTACAAGTTTTCATGAAAATGACCCTCTCCCCcttatgttacgtaacgctaatctcTACACAAAGTCAATGTCGTTCgttcaacataaaaatatagatatctgcccaggtcggaatcaaatgttctTACAGAAGTTCCTTATATGCAAATAGTGACatcggaagaactttcgacaagttcatagaattttgAACAAACATAGTTGGAAAATTAATGCTGACATCAATTGGGATTGGTACTTTCAGCCCATCTGGTGTTGAGCTAAGAGGAATATGGACTGACAcatcagctaacgattcccctgcacagttaaaatgtttcgtttcatGATCATGAGGAAGTATTGAACCTACTAACTCCCGGGAAAAAGGAGccatccgactttcaacatttgAATGCACTGCGTCCTGGAGCATTTGTAGTATTGGCGTATTGGATCAAGATTCAGttgattaaaatgataaatCGAATATAAagctttttaaacggtttctcGTTTGGTTCTCCATCCACAATATTTATGGTTACTGACTTGATTGTTCCTTGAAGTTAAATAATCTCGAATTTGGGCAGCTCGCTCATCCTTTTAAAATCGAGCCCatgagaaaatgcgttcaaagaacagtgccttcctgaacgaaCTGCAACGTACAATGGACCGCTGTACTAAACTACTTCAGCATGATCAAGGTGCCCTAGCATTCTGCCATAACAGATGGAATAAACTTTTGTTTAGAAAGATCCCTGACAGCCATGACAAAATCAAGATCTGCGTTTTTactctaaaaaaatctttttatttttgcaatttctcaaaaaatctgtattatgTTTAGAAGTTCAATGTTTATGCATAATTTTAGAAATTATTGattagacgatgttgatggtatccacgtaatgcCAGGaaacatataaagggtgtgtcacatcaaattgcatcacggaaaaaacgctgtagaaattcgcccagtagacctatctttttgaaaattttagacagtaaaataaaaactattaaacaacttttggcattttctttttattcatacttcgagcccaagcccgtatgctcgcaccttcctctttaccccgtccatatggttctgtacaacgtcaggttgtagtttttttttaacaaaaatctattttctcttgaagtccgcctccgatttgacaacttttgggttcttccggagggcctgcttcataatcgccctatatttctctattgggcgaagctccggcgcgttgggcaggttcatttccgttggcacgaaggtgaccccgttggcttcgtaccactccaacacgtcctttgaatagtggcaagaagcgagatccggccagaagatggtcgggccctcgtgctgcttcaatagtggtagtaagcgcttctgtaggcactccttaaggtaaacctgcccgtttaccgtgccggttatcacgaagggggcgctccgctttccgcaagagcagatcgcttgccacaccatgtactttttggcaaacttggatagtttctgcttgcgaatctcctccggaacgctgaatttgtcctctacggagaagaacaacaggcccggcagctgacgaaagtccgctttgacgtaggtttcgtcgtccattaccaggcaatgcggcttcgtcagcatttcgatgtacagctttcgggctcgcgtcttccccaccatgttttgcctttcgtcgcggttaggagccttctgaaccttgtatgtacgcaggccctcccgctgcttggtccgctggacgaatgaacctgACAAATTCagattattggcgacatcccggaccgaacttctctgatcacgtctaaactgtttaactacgcgcttgtgatctttttcactgacggagcatccatttttgccgttcttcaccttccggtcgatggttaggttctcgaagtatcgttttagtactatgCTGACCGTAGATTGGAcggttcccagcatcttaccgatgtcccgatgtgacaactccggattctcgaaatgagtgcgcaagattaattcacgacgctctttttcgttcgacgacatttttccaaatttacgaaaaattgacagtgaagcatggccaacgtgatctatacactcttatctgattataagcgaaagctgaagatataattcctacactgagaggaaaatttagtaaatatcacgaattttttggtacatttaccaattctctagtcattttctaccctaccaatcattggtacatgttacgaaagaaaaatggtaggaaaaaatgtcaaacaaactgcgatttgttggtccaacattggtgcaatatcagtgaaaatgttGCTTCTCATTTGTGATGATTACCTATCAGGgattatgaaaatattttttaataattatttttaattcaaaaaatatatttgattacatttaactccacgtacttagaatacattatactaataacatataacttattctataaacagtatcaattattctacaatataaaaattatcATTGTGAATAATAATAACAGTACTTAATAACATCAATTATTCTATGAGCAGCGTACAAGGGGAAAATTACTATCGCAGCCTCAACCACATCAATTTCATATGCAATTCCAAAGTCTCGAGTACTCGAAAAAGTttccgttcctcttcctgcttCATCGCTCTGGTTTGCATTATTTAGGGACGGGGATAGCTGATTAACAGAGTGTCGGTAGcacagcacgtttcatccgtattttgttctctcgtgtctccatgaacaaaggaaaaacatATTGTTGCGACAGCAATCAAAAGGCAACTCACCGTTTTTGTTAGCGATACTTTAATATATGCTTCAaactaaaataataatttaatttagatCTACAGAATTCATATTAAATATCTGTGCTTACAATTCAGTGATTTCTTCTATTCTAGCCTTTTCAATTGGCCTGTCCAGCTTCCGTTTCGGTTATGCCCTAAATATTTGTATGATACATTAGGAACATCTAACGACAAATTCATTTTCTTACCTTCACAAATCAGTAAGTTGATTTACAAAGTAAAAGATTCAGATTTATAACaagaataacttaaaaactgtTTCACACAAAAAGCCTTCTGCACGCTAGAGATGATTTTTCCACACGAGCTTGCTGCGATCGTACGCAAACAATTGATCAATGGTAACTAGCTCGATGGTACCGTAACATCCTCCCCCTGGTGCTTCCCATAGTCCTTAGGGACAGCACTTCGATCATTTACGTCGAGCACTGCTAGCCTTGAAGTAGGACGCCTGAAGATTCCCTGTCTTGTTTGCACGGAAGCCTGTCGAACCTTGCCATCTGCTCCTTGGAAGATTTgtatcaaagtgatttcttctccTTAGGTTTTTCGCCATCTGCAACCAATACCAAGTCACCAACTTGCAAAGGTTTGGTTTCGTCGAACCATTTCGGCTGTCTTCTGATGACTGGCAGATACTCTACCAGAAAGCGTTGCCAGAATTTGTGCACCTGCTGCTGAATACTATTCCAATTCTCTCGAAGGCTTCTTTGAGAATTCCCCATATCAACACTGCTGCACTTCGATCCACTGGATGACATGATCAAGAAATGATTCGGTGTCAAGGCTTCAGTCTCCTCAGAATCCAATGGTAAATATGTCAGAGGTCTCGAGTTGACAATACTTTCTGCCTCCACAATCAGTGTAAGCAGCTCCTCATCCGTCAACTTCCCTTCGGTATATGCATCTTCCATAGCCAACTTTACTGACCGCACCAACCTTTCCCAAGCTCCTCCCATATGTGGAGCCCCGGGAGGAATGAAACTCCACTTCATTGTGGTGCTGGTGAACGTTTCCGATAGTTCCTTGTCTATCTGCGCTCGGAGAACTCGCTCCGCACCTTGAAAATTTGTACCGTTGTCACTAAATATTTCAGCCGGTGATCCTCGACGGCCGAGGAATCTTCGTATGCAAGAAATGCAGGAAGCTGTCGATAAACTGTAGGCAATTTCGAGGTGGACAGCTCGAACTGTAAGACACGTGAATAGGGCAATCCACCTTTTCACGTTTGATCTCCCCACTTTCGTTAAGAACGGACCAAAATAATCCAGCCCTACGTACGTAAACGGACGACAATGCAACGCCAGTCGAGCTGGTGGAAGAGCGGCCATGGGTGGGTTGTATGGACGTGCCTTGCGGATTTTACAGAGCTGGCATTTATATGCAATCGTTTTTACGATCCGACGTAAATTCGGAATAACGTAATGCTGACGGAGCTCATTAACGATGGTTTCGTTATTCGCGTGTCGGTAGCGTCGATGATAGTTCTCTACCAGAAGACTCACTGCTCGGTGCTTGGAGGGCAATATTATGGGAAATCGGGAATCGTAAGAAACATCTTTTGCAGCAATTATGCGGCTTCGCTGCCGCAACAAGCCTACGTCATCCATTACAGGCATCAACTTGTAGATCTTGCTTTTTCGATTGACAAACACCTGATTGCTCATCGCCTTAGACTTTTCGAGGGTCGCCATTTCATCCGCATAGCTTTCTCTCTGCGCAAGCTTGAAGATGGTTCGCTCTGCATTGAGTAGCTCGGGTTGTGAAAGTGATCCTCGCAGCCTCCGGTTTGGATTCCGGATGTTGAATAGGTACCGAAGAACATAAGCTGTGGTACGTAGCATCCACTTCCACGATGAAAATCGTTGGAAGTCTAGTACTGGTTCAGCTGCAAAATGATATAACACCGAAGGTCTGGCATCTTCGGCTGTAGCTACTAACGGCTCCATTCTTTCCGGCCATTCTTCTGCTGGACTTCGCAGGAAATCTGGCCCGGTGAACCATCGGCTCTCCTGGTTAAAATAAGGACCTCGACCCCACTTAGTTGCTTCGTCCGCTGGGTTTAGTTTGGACGGAACCCACCTCCACTCATTGACATTCGTATTCTCCAGAATTTCTCCTACCCGATGAGCTACAAAGGGTTTGTAGCGTCTTGGATCCGACCGAATCCATGACAGTGCTGTCATTGAGTCTGTCCAAAGAAACCTTCTAGTAAATTCAATAGGATGATTTTCTTGAATAAACTTCAGTAAACGCGTTCCTAGTACACATCCTTGCAGTTCCAGCCTAGGAATGGACATCGGTATCAACGGAGCTACCTTGTTTTTTCCAGCAATCAAGACACAATCGAGAACATCGCCAACTATAGCCGTTCGTATGTACACAGCACAGGAATAAGCAATTTCACTAGCATCGACGAACACGTGAATCTGGGCTCCTTCGTACGTCGATTCAGTGGCTCGTTGAAAATAACACCTGGGAATCCTGACGGTTGAAATAAATTCTATCATCTTGATCCATCGCTTCCAATGTTCGAACACCTCATCGCATATGGCTCGCCACTCCGTTCCAGCTCGCCACAACTCTTGAATTAGCACTTTACCATGAATTATGAACGGTGCAAGAAGCCCTAGAGGATCGAATAGGGACATAACACACCGCAAAACTTGACGTTTGGTTGGTCGAGCGTCACTTCCCAGAAGGTTCTTCACTTCCTTGCTCATGCGGGTGGAGAAACTTAGTTCATCCGATCTTGACGACCATAGCATTCCTAGTACTCTATCAACTTGTTCGCCACTTTCTAAGTTCAGGTTCTTGCTCTCTACTTCCGCTGGTTCTCCGAGTACAGTCAGGACCTTTTCACTATTTGATCTCCAATTCCGTAGATGAAACCCGCCGTTGTAGTGAACTAGTCGTACTTCCGATGAAATTTTCTCTGCTTCAGCTTCAGTGCTAAAACTGTCGAGATAATCGTCGACGTAATGGCTCTTCAATATCGCTTCGACGGCCCTTGGATACTGCTGATTATGTTCTTTGGCGTTCATATTTTTCACATATTGCGCGGAGGCAGCCGAGCATGTCGCTCCGAACGTCGCAACATCCATTAGGTAAATCTCAGCTGGACTACCTCGTGTGTCACTCCACAGGAATCGCAATGAATTCTAATCGCATGATATGATTCTCAACTGATGGAACATCTGTTCTATATCTGCACTAACTGCTATGGAGTACATACGAAATCGGAACAAGACAGCAGGCAATAGTGTCAGTTGATCTGGTCCTTTCAGTAATACACTGTTCAAAAATACACCAGAGACCTTGGCCGCCGCGTCCCAAACAAGGCGTACCTTTCCAGGCTTGTTTGGATTCGTTACTGCTCCTAATGGTAAAAACCAAATTTTCCTGGGATCAGTATTCTCCAACTCAGCAGGAGTCGCTCGATGTGCGTAACCTTTTTTCACATAATCTTCCATTTGACGACTGATATTCTCGCGAAGATCCGGATTGCGGTCCATTCTTCGTTGAAGACACTGATACCGATGCAACGCCATGCTGTAACTATCGGGTAACTCAATGTCGTCATTTGCCCAGAGAAGTCCTGTTTCGAAGTGCCTTCCGATACGCTTCGTTGTTTTTTCTAATAGTTCTTGAGCTCGCTGTTCCTCCGCGCTAGGACAGATCCCGATTTGCCTTACTCCGTTGTCCTCTACTGCGAAAAACTGTTTGACTGTTTCGTGTAATTCGTCGTTTCCCGTACATCCGCAAATATGGAAGCTGAATCCTTCATTGGCTCGTGAATCTCGTCTTCCATAGATGCACCAACCTAATCGTGTTTTTACGGCAATTGGCCCAGATCCATCGCCTTCTCTTGTCTTCAACGGCACAGCAAGTTTCAAATTGTCTAATCCAATCAAAAGCTCTGGTTTAGCGTTACGATAGCTTTGAAACGGCAGTTGTTCGAGGTAAGCGAATCTCTTTGCGGCCTCCTCAAAGTCGAAAGATTGCGTTGGGAGGTCCAAACTATTAACCGTACGAGCATTTACCAACTGGTAACGGCGTTGCTGATGCACACCGGATATTGCGATCGTCACAGTCTGCGACTCCTTCTCTATGCGTGACGTGTTTCCCGTCCACCGCAGGCAAAGTGGATGTGGATTTCCTGTCAACCCTAGTTGCGCCACCAGTGCACCCTCAATAAGAGTCAATGACGAGCCTTCATCCAGAAAAGCGAAGGTGTTGATTTTCCCCGTCTTTCCATATAGCGTCACAGGTACTATACGGAACAGAACAACGGAATCCAAAAGTCGATGAATGTGATTATTCGCCACTTGAGTTGTAGGAGTCGTTGATtttccgtgaagcaaaggatgATGCTTAAACTGACAACCATTCACGTTGCACTTGCTGTTACTACGACATGCTCTTCTACCATGATCAAACAGACATATTTGACACAGCTTCAGTGTTCGAATTCGTCGCCAACGATCATCAATGGAGAGCGCTCCGAACGCATGGCACTCACGAAGCTTGTGACCCTCCTTTCCGCAATGCAAACATCCACTAGGCTTGGATTGTGCCGTCGTCGAAGCAGGTGTCTCTTCAACATTAGCCAAGTGTGAATTAACGTACGTTTTCATTCTCTCTCTGCCACTGCTTTTCCGGGAATCCGAATCATACAGGACTACACTTGACGCATCCTGCATTACTCCCGTCATGTACTCGCTGAACTTTTTCAGGTCTACCACTGGTCGTCCACGTTTAAAGCCGGCCCACATCAGCTTCTGATCCGCGGGTAACTTCCCGACAAGCTCTTGCAGAAGAGTTGGGTTTGATAAGTGCGCTGTTTCATTCGCTGCCTCAATATGATCACACAATTCTTGAACAACCATCGCGTACTCGATAAGGGCTTCCAGCTTATCTCCACGAGGAGCGGGAGTTGCTCGGACCTTCTGCAACAAAGCGTTGATTAGCAGCTCTGGACGTCCGTATCTCATACGTAATGCCTCAATCACTTGTGGAACCGCTGTCGGGAAAACAAGACGACTTCGAACACACTCCAGCGCTCGACCACGCAGGCATCGTTGGAGGCGAACCATGTTTTCTCCTTCTGTATACCCACATGTCTTCGTCGTGTATTCAAAATTGGATATAAATATCGGCCATTCAGCTGGATCTTCAGAAAACGTTGGAAGATCACGAGCTAAAGATTGACGTGAGGTGAGCTGACGCTGTGTGGGCATCAGTTCTTGCTCGTTTGGATTCGAACTTAGCTGTACAAATTCAGAAGTTGTGGGGTCATGCGCTGGACGCTGCTGACTTGAATAATCCTGCTGTAGAGGTTCCTGCATCGAACAATGCTGCCTCGGAGGATGATAAATCGGAGGTTTCATTGTCGGTGAATGCTGCATAAGAGAATGACGCACTGGAAGTTGCTGTACCACAGGATTATACAGCGGAAAATGTTGCTTCTCAGGAATATGCCCAACTGGAGATTGCTGGCTCGAAAACTGTTGCATCATGTGCGGCTGCTGCGCTGAGGGCTGCTGACGCTCGGAATACTGCTGCTGGAGGAGAGACTTTTGCATACTCTTTCGGAACGGCTCCAAGTGCCACCGCACCAGATGATACGAATACGTCCTAATTTTCTGGGTGCCCCTGCACATTCTGCAATCCTACCTCAATCGCTGACGATGGCCCCGTTGCTAAGCGACGTACGGTGCAATGCATCCCTTCAAAATTATGCCTATCCAATTGCTGTTGATAAGCCTCTGATTCCTCAAGACACTCCTCCATCTTTGCTCGCAAATCTCGAACTAGATCGATGGCTGTTCGTTCAACACCAGCTCTTCTCAGTGAGGGCAGTGGAAGCGAACCCACATTTCCAGTGGTGTTGAGTGTTGGTGTGTTTCGACGACGAAGCGGAGAAATGTGCGTTTCAGTACCAGAACCCATCTGGATAGGATGAGAATTATGCTGCTGGATCGTTGAAGCTGCTAGCGTTCGATGTGCTGCGCTCGTTTGCGAATCCGCGCTACTCTCGACCCACTCCTGGATTCTTCTCATGCTGACTGCGTGGCTCTCACGGCTCCTTTTCTCCTCTTCTGCAGCAATGGCGACATCCAACATGTTTTGCTGTTCCTTCAGGAACTTCTTCTCTAACTCGATTTCCATGCGTTGCTTCTCTAGTTCTTGACGTTCACGCAGTCGTGCCATGGTGTCCGGGAGTCGAACGATGACTCAttgtgaatttttgaagttTGTTGCGACAGCAATCAAAAGGCAACTCACCGTTTTTGTTAGCGATACTTTAATATATGCTTCAaactaaaataataatttaatttagatCTACAGAATTCATATTAAATATCTGTGCTTACAATTCAGTGATTTCTTCTATTCTAGCCTTTTCAATTGGCCTGTCCAGCTTCCGTTTCGGTTATGCCCTAAATATTTGTATGATACATTAGGAACATCTAACGACAAATTCATTTTCTTACCTTCACAAATCAGTAAGTTGATTTACAAAGTAAAAGATTCAGATTTATAACaagaataacttaaaaactgtTTCACACAAAAAGCCTTCTGCACGCTAGAGATGATTTTTCCACACGAGCTTGCTGCGATCGTACGCAAACAATTGATCAATGGTAACTAGCTCGATGGTACCGTAACacatatgttaataatattaaatatgtatacatgtaatgaaacataacatcaacaaaatgctcACCTCCGAATATCTTCGTCTCCAAAAGAGAAATGGCAATTGCGATTGCTTTACAGGTGAGTTGTTACACACTCCTTAGCGGATGACAACTTCCATGTCCACCGTCCTGCTGTCTGTAGCAATCAACACCTTTCATGGTATCTATGATGCGTCGTTTATTTAGGCGCCGTAACATCACGTTTGGTTCATCCCACAGCACCAGTTCTGCTTACCAAAACTTGGCCCACTAGGCACACAGATATCTTTCACGCCGACCAACTGGCGAGCGCCGCGAGGCGCACCAGCCCGGCGATGTGCGTAAGGCAATAACATCATGCAAGAATGCTATCGTACGTACCCATTTATAGTTTGAGAATAGGTTAAGATCATTTCGAACCTAAGGCCTCTAATCATTCGCTTTACCAGATAAGAATAGGCTCCGAAATGTTGCGTG from Toxorhynchites rutilus septentrionalis strain SRP chromosome 3, ASM2978413v1, whole genome shotgun sequence encodes:
- the LOC129774432 gene encoding uncharacterized protein LOC129774432; its protein translation is MDVATFGATCSAASAQYVKNMNAKEHNQQYPRAVEAILKSHYVDDYLDSFSTEAEAEKISSEVRLVHYNGGFHLRNWRSNSEKVLTVLGEPAEVESKNLNLESGEQVDRVLGMLWSSRSDELSFSTRMSKEVKNLLGSDARPTKRQVLRCVMSLFDPLGLLAPFIIHGKVLIQELWRAGTEWRAICDEVFEHWKRWIKMIEFISTVRIPRCYFQRATESTYEGAQIHVFVDASEIAYSCAVYIRTAIVGDVLDCVLIAGKNKVAPLIPMSIPRLELQGCVLGTRLLKFIQENHPIEFTRRFLWTDSMTALSWIRSDPRRYKPFVAHRVGEILENTNVNEWRWVPSKLNPADEATKWGRGPYFNQESRWFTGPDFLRSPAEEWPERMEPLVATAEDARPSVLYHFAAEPVLDFQRFSSWKWMLRTTAYVLRYLFNIRNPNRRLRGSLSQPELLNAERTIFKLAQRESYADEMATLEKSKAMSNQVFVNRKSKIYKLMPVMDDVGLLRQRSRIIAAKDVSYDSRFPIILPSKHRAVSLLVENYHRRYRHANNETIVNELRQHYVIPNLRRIVKTIAYKCQLCKIRKARPYNPPMAALPPARLALHCRPFTYVGLDYFGPFLTKVGRSNVKRWIALFTCLTVRAVHLEIAYSLSTASCISCIRRFLGRRGSPAEIFSDNGTNFQGAERVLRAQIDKELSETFTSTTMKWSFIPPGAPHMGGAWERLVRSVKLAMEDAYTEGKLTDEELLTLIVEAESIVNSRPLTYLPLDSEETEALTPNHFLIMSSSGSKCSSVDMGNSQRSLRENWNSIQQQVHKFWQRFLVEYLPVIRRQPKWFDETKPLQVGDLVLVADGEKPKEKKSL
- the LOC129774433 gene encoding uncharacterized protein LOC129774433, whose amino-acid sequence is MQKSLLQQQYSERQQPSAQQPHMMQQFSSQQSPVGHIPEKQHFPLYNPVVQQLPVRHSLMQHSPTMKPPIYHPPRQHCSMQEPLQQDYSSQQRPAHDPTTSEFVQLSSNPNEQELMPTQRQLTSRQSLARDLPTFSEDPAEWPIFISNFEYTTKTCGYTEGENMVRLQRCLRGRALECVRSRLVFPTAVPQVIEALRMRYGRPELLINALLQKVRATPAPRGDKLEALIEYAMVVQELCDHIEAANETAHLSNPTLLQELVGKLPADQKLMWAGFKRGRPVVDLKKFSEYMTGVMQDASSVVLYDSDSRKSSGRERMKTYVNSHLANVEETPASTTAQSKPSGCLHCGKEGHKLRECHAFGALSIDDRWRRIRTLKLCQICLFDHGRRACRSNSKCNVNGCQFKHHPLLHGKSTTPTTQVANNHIHRLLDSVVLFRIVPVTLYGKTGKINTFAFLDEGSSLTLIEGALVAQLGLTGNPHPLCLRWTGNTSRIEKESQTVTIAISGVHQQRRYQLVNARTVNSLDLPTQSFDFEEAAKRFAYLEQLPFQSYRNAKPELLIGLDNLKLAVPLKTREGDGSGPIAVKTRLGWCIYGRRDSRANEGFSFHICGCTGNDELHETVKQFFAVEDNGVRQIGICPSAEEQRAQELLEKTTKRIGRHFETGLLWANDDIELPDSYSMALHRYQCLQRRMDRNPDLRENISRQMEDYVKKGYAHRATPAELENTDPRKIWFLPLGAVTNPNKPGKVRLVWDAAAKVSGVFLNSVLLKGPDQLTLLPAVLFRFRMYSIAVSADIEQMFHQLRIISCD